In the genome of Mucilaginibacter sp. 14171R-50, the window AGCATGGTAGACTTCTGCTCAAACGATTACCTGGGCTTTGCCCGGTCTCCTGTTCTGAAAGATAATATCCGGCGAGAAACAGAGAGCTATCCGCAAAGCTTCAATGGTGCGACAGGCTCGCGCCTTATCTCGGGCAACTCTGCTTATACCGAAGAACTGGAAGCGCAAATAGCGGCTTTTCATCAGGCGGAAGCCGGGTTAATGTTTAATTCGGGTTATGATGCTAATGTGGGGTTGTTCTCGTCGTTACCGCAAAAGGGCGATACCATTATATGCGACGAACTGGTACATGCCTCTATTATCGACGGTGCCCGTTTAAGCTATGCCAACCGCTACACATTCCGCCATAATGATCTGGAAAGCCTGGAGGGGAAATTAAAGAACGCAAAAGGCATTTGCTATGTGGTGATAGAAAGCGTTTACTCGATGGATGGCGACACCCCTCCTATTGCAGAAATTTTGCAGCTTACACAACAATATGGCGGGCATTTAATTGTAGATGAAGCACACGCGGTCGGCTTATATCCTGCCGGATTAATAAATCACTTAAATTTACAGGATAAGGTTTTTACCCGCCTGGTAACTTTCAGCAAGGCTCTCGGCTGCCACGGGGCTATTGTTTTAGGTAGTGATCTGCTGCGCGAATATCTGATCAATTTTGCCCGGTCGTTCATTTATACTACCGCAGCGCCGTTTCACCAGCTTGCAGCCATAAAAGCGGCTTACAATTTATTAAAAACCTCGTCGGCAGATATTGAGCAGCTTCACGCAAATATCATGTTTTTTAAGCGCGGCATAGAACAAAGTCATGATCGATTGTTACAAAGCAACAGTGCTATACAGTGTATCATCTTAAACAGCAACGAAAGGGCTAAGCGGGCGGCCGCGCAGCTACAGTATGTGGGTTTAGATGTACGCGCGATATTAAGCCCTACCGTAGCGCAGGGCAGCGAGAGGATAAGGATCTGCATCCACGCCTATAACACCGCCGAAGAAATCGGCCTGCTTACATCCACTATCAACAACATCATCCATGAAATATAAACCCTTATTTGTAACCGGTATTGGCACAGATATAGGCAAAACGCTGATATCGGCCATATTGGTTGAAAAATTAAAATGCGACTACTGGAAACCCGTACAATCCGGCGATCTGGACAATTCCGACTCAATGAAGGTACAGCGGTTGATATCAAACAATACATCAGTATTTCACACGGAAGCCTACAGGCTTACCCAACCTTATTCGCCGCATAAATCGGCAGCGCTGGATGGAATTGAGATAGATGAAAAAACTATAACAGCCCCAAAAACCGATAACCAATTATTAATAGAGGGCGCAGGCGGACTGATGGTGCCACTCAACGACCATTTCCTGATCATCGACCTGATACAACAGCTACAAGCCGAGGCAATATTGGTGTCTAAAAACTACCTGGGCAGCATTAACCATACCTTATTATCAATTGAGGCGTTGAAACAGCGTGGCATCCCAGTTAAAGGCATCATTTTCAATGGCGAAAAAAATGCATCTACCGAGGATTATATCTCTGCATACACGCAGATTAAACATTTAGGCAGGATACCTGAGCTTTCTGTAGTTGATAAAAAAACAATTGCTGATGCAGGTAAATATATTTCGTTGTAATTTGCAGCCGATTTCCAATCCAACGGAAACGCCAACCAATTATATCAAATGAAGAATATCACAGTAATAGGCTCGGGTACTATGGGCAATGGCATTGCCCATACATTTGCGCAAAATGGATTTAATGTATCGCTTGTAGATATCAGCGAAAGCGCCCTGCAAAAAGCCCTGCAAACTATAGCCGGCAACCTGGACCGCCAGATAAAAAAAGGCAGCATTGACGAGGCCGTAAAAACATCGACCTTAAATAATATAAAAACCTACACAAATGTAAAGGATGGCGCCGCCAGTGCCGACTTGGTTGTGGAAGCTGCTACAGAGAACCGCGAGATAAAGCTGAACCTTTTTAAGCAGCTTAGCGAGGTTTGCAAAACCGATGTAATATTGGCATCAAACACATCCTCAATATCCATCACTGAAATTGCATCGGCTACGGCTAACCCCGCTAATGTGATAGGTATGCATTTTATGAACCCCGTGCCGGTTATGAAACTGGTTGAGGTGATACGAGGCTATGCCACTACCGACGCGGTGACCAATGTTATTATGGAGCTATCGCGCAAACTGGGTAAAGAACCGGTTGAGGTGAACGATTACCCGGGTTTTGTAGCTAACCGTATATTAATGCCCATGATAAACGAGGCTGTTTACACCCTTTTTGAAGGTGTGGCCGGTGTACATGAGATTGATACGGTAATGAAACTGGGTATGGCCCA includes:
- a CDS encoding 8-amino-7-oxononanoate synthase; amino-acid sequence: MASSEKYMQSKLDERKVQGNYRTLRPEGSMVDFCSNDYLGFARSPVLKDNIRRETESYPQSFNGATGSRLISGNSAYTEELEAQIAAFHQAEAGLMFNSGYDANVGLFSSLPQKGDTIICDELVHASIIDGARLSYANRYTFRHNDLESLEGKLKNAKGICYVVIESVYSMDGDTPPIAEILQLTQQYGGHLIVDEAHAVGLYPAGLINHLNLQDKVFTRLVTFSKALGCHGAIVLGSDLLREYLINFARSFIYTTAAPFHQLAAIKAAYNLLKTSSADIEQLHANIMFFKRGIEQSHDRLLQSNSAIQCIILNSNERAKRAAAQLQYVGLDVRAILSPTVAQGSERIRICIHAYNTAEEIGLLTSTINNIIHEI
- a CDS encoding 3-hydroxybutyryl-CoA dehydrogenase, giving the protein MKNITVIGSGTMGNGIAHTFAQNGFNVSLVDISESALQKALQTIAGNLDRQIKKGSIDEAVKTSTLNNIKTYTNVKDGAASADLVVEAATENREIKLNLFKQLSEVCKTDVILASNTSSISITEIASATANPANVIGMHFMNPVPVMKLVEVIRGYATTDAVTNVIMELSRKLGKEPVEVNDYPGFVANRILMPMINEAVYTLFEGVAGVHEIDTVMKLGMAHPMGPLQLADFIGLDVCLAILKVLHNGFGNPKYAPCPLLVNMVTAGHLGVKSGSGFYKYTPGSKELVVADKFGPPAP
- the bioD gene encoding dethiobiotin synthase — its product is MKYKPLFVTGIGTDIGKTLISAILVEKLKCDYWKPVQSGDLDNSDSMKVQRLISNNTSVFHTEAYRLTQPYSPHKSAALDGIEIDEKTITAPKTDNQLLIEGAGGLMVPLNDHFLIIDLIQQLQAEAILVSKNYLGSINHTLLSIEALKQRGIPVKGIIFNGEKNASTEDYISAYTQIKHLGRIPELSVVDKKTIADAGKYISL